Proteins found in one Candidatus Eisenbacteria bacterium genomic segment:
- a CDS encoding L-threonine 3-dehydrogenase, with amino-acid sequence MWAIEKTKPEPGLWRVQAPVPAGGSKDVRIRVTAFAICGTDLHIVNWDRWAASRIKTPLVFGHEFTGIVDWVGGDVRSVQPGNRVTGETHVYCGLCYACRRGLRHLCEKVEILGVDRQGAFADFVVLPEQNVWKLHPDIPEEIAAVHDPLGNAVHTALAGPVAGLQFAVFGCGPIGCFAVGVLKASGASWVAAVDKNPLRLELAERMGADLVLNVERDAIVKRILEKTQGRGVDGMLEMSGHPDAFRDGFEALANGGRVSLLGIPSKPLEIDVAKEVIFRGAVVQGINGRLIFETWYRMEALLLSGKLDVRPVLTHVLGWSDFEEAVGLQRSGKAGKIVLKRDHP; translated from the coding sequence ATGTGGGCCATCGAAAAAACCAAGCCTGAGCCCGGACTCTGGCGCGTCCAGGCCCCGGTGCCGGCAGGCGGCTCCAAGGATGTCCGCATTCGCGTGACCGCGTTCGCGATTTGCGGGACGGATCTCCACATCGTGAACTGGGACCGCTGGGCCGCCTCCCGAATCAAGACGCCGCTCGTGTTCGGGCACGAGTTCACCGGGATCGTGGACTGGGTCGGCGGTGACGTCCGCTCCGTCCAACCGGGGAATCGGGTGACGGGGGAGACCCACGTGTATTGCGGCCTTTGCTATGCCTGCCGCCGCGGCCTGCGGCATCTCTGCGAGAAAGTGGAGATCCTCGGGGTCGACCGACAGGGCGCGTTCGCCGACTTCGTCGTCCTGCCCGAGCAGAACGTGTGGAAGCTCCACCCCGATATTCCCGAGGAGATCGCGGCGGTCCACGATCCGCTCGGAAACGCGGTGCACACCGCGCTCGCCGGCCCGGTCGCCGGTCTCCAGTTCGCGGTCTTCGGCTGCGGCCCGATCGGGTGCTTCGCCGTCGGGGTGCTCAAGGCGTCGGGAGCGTCCTGGGTCGCGGCGGTCGACAAGAATCCCTTGAGGCTAGAGCTTGCGGAGCGGATGGGCGCGGACCTGGTCCTGAACGTCGAGCGCGATGCGATCGTGAAGCGAATCCTCGAGAAGACCCAGGGCCGGGGCGTCGATGGTATGCTCGAGATGTCGGGACATCCCGACGCGTTCCGGGACGGTTTCGAGGCGCTCGCGAACGGTGGCCGCGTTTCGCTCCTCGGCATTCCGTCCAAGCCGCTCGAGATCGACGTGGCCAAGGAAGTGATCTTCCGCGGAGCCGTGGTGCAGGGAATCAACGGCAGGCTCATTTTCGAAACATGGTACCGCATGGAGGCTTTGCTTCTGAGCGGCAAGCTCGACGTGCGCCCTGTGCTCACCCACGTGCTCGGCTGGTCCGATTTCGAGGAAGCTGTGGGCCTCCAGCGTTCCGGGAAAGCGGGAAAGATCGTCCTGAAGCGGGATCACCCGTGA
- a CDS encoding D-2-hydroxyacid dehydrogenase, which produces MSERVLITSSDPEGLARAVEEETGEQLPWYRLDARGFEEATVWFCAGAPPESPLSLPRLRWIQSGWAGVENWFLRPEWGTEVILTRTVGDFPQRMAQHVFGYLLAQTLGVDEALRQMADRSWKRWTPDSIAGKNLLVVGMGAIGLEIAATARAFQMHVAGVRRGGGGEDRRSHDSQGRDLAELLGWADVVVNLLPLTPETESFWNAERFASMKAGSTFINVSRGGTVEEQALVRALGRGKPRAAILDVFREEPLPGDHPLRGRENVWITPHVAGASVIPSLARDFAENWLRFRAGEPLQNRVDRARGY; this is translated from the coding sequence GTGAGCGAGCGCGTCCTCATCACGAGCTCCGACCCGGAAGGGCTCGCGCGCGCGGTCGAGGAGGAAACCGGTGAGCAGCTGCCGTGGTACAGGCTCGACGCCCGCGGCTTCGAGGAGGCGACCGTTTGGTTTTGCGCCGGCGCCCCTCCCGAATCTCCGCTCAGCCTCCCCAGGCTTCGCTGGATCCAGAGCGGATGGGCCGGCGTGGAGAACTGGTTTCTCCGCCCGGAGTGGGGGACGGAGGTGATCCTCACGCGGACGGTCGGGGATTTTCCGCAGAGGATGGCGCAGCACGTTTTCGGCTACCTGCTCGCCCAGACGCTCGGGGTCGACGAAGCCCTGCGGCAGATGGCGGACCGGTCCTGGAAGCGCTGGACCCCGGACTCGATCGCGGGGAAGAATCTTCTCGTCGTCGGCATGGGCGCGATCGGTCTCGAGATCGCCGCCACGGCGCGCGCGTTCCAGATGCACGTCGCCGGCGTGCGGCGCGGCGGAGGAGGGGAGGACCGGCGATCGCACGATTCCCAAGGCCGGGATCTCGCCGAGCTTCTCGGGTGGGCCGACGTCGTCGTGAATCTCCTTCCGCTCACTCCCGAGACCGAGTCGTTCTGGAATGCGGAGCGCTTCGCGTCGATGAAGGCCGGCTCCACGTTCATCAACGTGTCGCGCGGCGGCACGGTGGAGGAGCAGGCGCTGGTTCGCGCGCTCGGCCGTGGAAAGCCGCGGGCGGCGATTCTGGATGTCTTCCGCGAGGAGCCTCTGCCCGGGGATCATCCGCTCCGAGGCAGGGAGAATGTCTGGATCACCCCGCACGTCGCGGGCGCGAGCGTGATTCCGTCCCTGGCGCGAGACTTCGCGGAGAACTGGCTGCGATTCCGCGCCGGGGAGCCGCTCCAAAATCGCGTGGACCGCGCGCGAGGGTATTAG
- a CDS encoding glycosyltransferase family 9 protein, translated as MLHRRAAAVVRFSSLGDVLLAAHVPGYLKEEDSGRRVLFVTKERYANLLRGHPHVDRVYAVRERHGGYAPTPSCISGSLRDLIYAMRRDGVEEILDLHRNWRSFRVRTAFSDAKHRLPPKYALRRRLMVYARWLKPAPVPPLLRTYRRLCGLDPAGGSEAWLRRALSDVELERGAERAGRGALARGFILLGAGARWETKRWPARHFVALADRIERERGLESLYAVAPGERAAAELMPLLPGREGALLALPFRELAALAAHARAVVSNDSAVLHLGPALGIPAVGVFGGTVPQFGFARQGPLDEVAEIEVGCRPCGVHGRSRCPLGHHACMKRLDPDLTFRALARALDGAGAASAAAVSRA; from the coding sequence GTGCTCCACCGCCGCGCGGCGGCGGTCGTCCGGTTCTCCTCGCTGGGCGACGTGCTTCTCGCCGCACACGTTCCCGGGTACCTGAAAGAGGAGGATTCCGGCCGGCGCGTGCTCTTCGTGACCAAGGAGCGGTACGCGAATCTCCTCCGCGGGCATCCCCACGTGGATCGCGTGTACGCGGTCCGAGAACGCCACGGCGGGTATGCGCCCACGCCGTCGTGCATCTCGGGGTCGCTCCGCGACCTGATCTATGCCATGCGCCGGGACGGAGTCGAGGAGATCTTGGACCTCCACCGAAACTGGCGCTCGTTCCGGGTCCGGACGGCCTTCTCGGACGCGAAGCACCGGCTGCCTCCGAAGTACGCGCTGAGACGGCGGCTCATGGTATACGCGCGCTGGCTCAAGCCAGCCCCCGTGCCGCCGCTGCTTCGAACGTACCGCCGGCTCTGCGGCCTCGACCCGGCGGGCGGATCGGAGGCCTGGCTCCGCCGCGCTCTCTCCGACGTGGAGCTTGAGCGCGGGGCGGAGAGGGCGGGACGGGGCGCGCTTGCGAGGGGATTCATCCTGCTGGGGGCCGGAGCGCGCTGGGAAACCAAGCGGTGGCCCGCGAGACACTTCGTGGCCCTCGCGGATCGGATCGAGCGGGAGCGCGGGCTCGAGTCGCTCTATGCGGTGGCGCCCGGGGAGCGGGCCGCGGCCGAGCTCATGCCCCTTCTGCCCGGGCGGGAAGGGGCGCTTCTCGCGCTGCCCTTTCGCGAGCTCGCCGCCCTTGCCGCGCACGCCCGGGCCGTCGTGTCCAACGACTCCGCGGTGCTCCACCTGGGGCCCGCGCTCGGCATCCCCGCCGTCGGCGTGTTCGGGGGGACCGTGCCCCAGTTCGGATTTGCGCGCCAGGGCCCGCTCGACGAGGTCGCGGAGATCGAGGTCGGGTGCCGTCCCTGCGGCGTGCACGGACGCTCGCGCTGCCCGCTCGGGCACCACGCGTGCATGAAGCGGCTCGATCCGGATCTGACGTTCCGGGCCCTCGCCCGGGCCCTCGACGGGGCGGGCGCCGCGAGCGCCGCCGCGGTGTCGCGCGCGTGA
- a CDS encoding ABC transporter ATP-binding protein: MNSESTSLRLLRYLKPYRGRLILTAFLMAGFALSSGVTIGMISPFVKILFTPHPAASASARAGTPAGGDATAAILGALGPVEPDRAPAGRKAPGLSPAGGVPGAWSALASRVTEWKQSLRTWFEHFFLTGNPLRSLTRICLALLVVFFLKNLFDYLQSVLTVWVEQAVVRDLRNQLYAHLHDLSLSFFHTRRTGGLLSRLTNDIALVRGALAAGFSNLIKSALLLVVCMFWIFWTSWRLALLSLIVIPPSLSLIVWLGKKLRKRSTITQERMADLNSILAETLSGIRVVKAFSMEEFEKRRFADAARDYFRAFVKQRRLGAMAGPISEYLGVVAATGVLWYGGHEILLQRALEPQQFFIFLFAMLQLMSPLKSLSNVNATLQEGLAAAVRIFRILDTQPAIVSRPAARAVSTIRSGIEFDRVGFRYGNGPAVLRDVSFSVESGEVVALVGPSGSGKSTLVDLVARFYDPTEGRILLDGHDLTDYDVGSLRRMMGIVTQDPLLFNDTVARNIAYGVVEADGEAIRRAALAANADRFIREMSAGYDTKVGDRGLRLSGGERQRIAIARAIFKDPALLLLDEATSNLDSESELLVQEALEVLFRGRTVFVIAHRLSTIQRADRILVLDQGRIVETGTHAELVKRPGLYQKLHRLQFRLAESDPRGALASLPDALAADQAG; encoded by the coding sequence ATGAATTCCGAGAGCACCTCGCTCCGCCTTCTCCGGTACCTGAAACCGTATCGCGGCAGGCTGATCCTGACCGCGTTCCTGATGGCCGGCTTCGCGCTCTCGAGCGGCGTCACGATCGGCATGATCTCCCCGTTCGTGAAGATTCTGTTTACGCCGCATCCCGCCGCTTCCGCGAGCGCCCGGGCCGGGACGCCGGCCGGGGGGGACGCAACGGCGGCGATCCTCGGGGCCCTGGGGCCCGTGGAACCGGATCGGGCGCCGGCAGGCCGCAAGGCCCCGGGCCTCTCGCCCGCGGGAGGCGTTCCCGGCGCATGGAGCGCCCTCGCCTCGCGCGTCACGGAGTGGAAGCAGTCGCTTCGAACCTGGTTCGAGCATTTCTTCCTCACCGGAAATCCGCTCCGCTCCCTGACGCGAATCTGCTTGGCGCTTCTGGTCGTGTTCTTCTTGAAGAATCTGTTCGATTACTTGCAAAGCGTGCTCACCGTCTGGGTCGAGCAAGCGGTGGTGCGCGACCTTCGAAACCAGCTCTATGCGCACCTCCACGATCTGTCGCTCTCCTTCTTCCACACGCGGCGCACCGGGGGTCTCCTCTCACGCCTTACGAACGACATCGCGCTGGTGCGCGGGGCGCTCGCCGCCGGATTCAGCAACCTGATCAAGAGCGCGCTTCTGCTCGTCGTCTGCATGTTCTGGATCTTCTGGACATCGTGGCGGCTTGCCCTGCTCTCGCTCATCGTGATACCGCCGTCCTTGTCCCTCATCGTTTGGCTCGGGAAGAAGCTTCGGAAGAGGAGCACGATCACGCAGGAGCGGATGGCCGACCTGAACTCGATCCTGGCCGAGACGTTGAGCGGGATCCGGGTGGTCAAGGCGTTCTCGATGGAGGAGTTCGAGAAACGCCGGTTCGCCGACGCCGCGCGCGACTACTTCCGGGCGTTCGTCAAGCAGCGCAGGCTCGGAGCGATGGCGGGGCCGATTTCGGAGTACCTGGGGGTCGTCGCCGCGACGGGCGTTCTCTGGTACGGGGGCCATGAGATTCTGCTCCAGCGTGCGCTCGAACCGCAGCAGTTCTTCATTTTCCTCTTCGCGATGCTCCAGCTGATGAGCCCGCTCAAATCACTGAGCAATGTGAACGCCACCCTCCAGGAAGGGCTCGCGGCCGCGGTTCGAATTTTCCGGATTCTCGACACCCAGCCGGCCATCGTGAGTCGCCCGGCCGCCCGCGCCGTTTCGACGATCCGGAGCGGGATCGAATTCGACCGCGTGGGCTTTCGCTACGGGAACGGCCCCGCGGTCCTGCGCGACGTCTCGTTCTCGGTCGAGTCGGGGGAGGTCGTCGCGCTCGTCGGGCCGAGCGGCTCGGGCAAATCGACGCTCGTGGACCTCGTCGCGCGTTTCTACGATCCAACCGAAGGCCGAATCCTCCTCGACGGCCACGACTTGACCGACTACGACGTGGGATCGCTCCGGCGGATGATGGGGATCGTGACGCAGGATCCCTTGCTGTTCAACGACACCGTGGCGCGCAACATCGCCTACGGCGTGGTGGAGGCCGATGGGGAGGCGATCCGCCGCGCCGCGCTCGCCGCGAACGCCGACCGCTTCATCCGCGAGATGTCGGCGGGGTACGATACGAAAGTCGGCGATCGCGGGCTGCGCCTCTCGGGAGGGGAGCGGCAACGGATCGCGATCGCGCGGGCCATCTTCAAGGACCCCGCGCTCCTCCTTCTCGACGAAGCGACCTCGAATCTCGATTCCGAGTCGGAGCTTCTGGTCCAGGAGGCGCTCGAGGTGCTCTTCCGGGGCCGCACCGTGTTCGTCATCGCGCACCGCCTCTCCACGATCCAGCGCGCCGATCGAATCCTCGTCCTGGACCAGGGACGGATCGTGGAGACCGGAACCCATGCGGAGCTGGTGAAACGCCCCGGGCTCTATCAGAAGCTCCACCGTCTGCAGTTCCGGCTGGCGGAGAGCGACCCCCGCGGCGCCCTCGCTTCCCTCCCGGACGCGCTCGCCGCGGACCAGGCCGGCTAA
- the nadB gene encoding L-aspartate oxidase: MKRSSNELESDVLVVGSGIAGLSVALHAARFARVLIVTKREGHESNTNYAQGGIAAVLGEDDRLDLHERDTLVCGAGLCDPESVRVLVEEGSGEIAHLVSLGVRFDRDPKAPGTLALGREGGHSRRRIVHAKDRTGRAIETTLLRLAERHPKISILENQIMVDLILESKHLAGRKIPAARDRVWGAYVLHRATGKIRACAARATVLATGGAGKAYLYTTNPDIATGDGLAAAFRAGAPVANLEFIQFHPTCLFHPEAKSFLISEAVRGEGARLLTTDGKPFMHRYHRLRDLAPRDIVARAIDAEMKRRGDKFVLLDMARLGKRLLEKRFPHITSRVRGFGYDLFHEPIPVVPAAHYICGGVVTDLDGRTAIPALYACGEVACTGVHGANRLASNSLLEALVFARRAGRAVLAQLLDEKRAGLPRLPAWRMNGAIAPKEQVIFDHNWDALRRVLWDYMGIVRSDERLRRAAAMVDVLRDQIERDYWRYRLDSDLVELRNIGLVADLMVACALRRKESRGLHYNVDHHRPLDRFRSDTMLTRRDVR; the protein is encoded by the coding sequence ATGAAGCGATCGTCCAACGAGCTGGAAAGCGATGTGCTGGTGGTGGGGAGCGGGATCGCGGGGCTCTCCGTCGCGCTCCATGCGGCGCGGTTCGCGCGCGTGCTCATCGTCACGAAGCGCGAGGGGCACGAGTCCAACACGAACTACGCGCAGGGCGGCATCGCGGCGGTGCTCGGAGAGGACGATCGGCTCGACCTCCACGAGCGGGACACGCTCGTGTGCGGGGCCGGGCTCTGCGACCCGGAATCGGTCCGCGTGCTGGTCGAGGAGGGCTCCGGGGAGATCGCGCACCTTGTCTCGCTCGGCGTCCGGTTCGATCGCGATCCGAAGGCCCCGGGCACGCTCGCCCTGGGGCGGGAGGGCGGGCACTCGCGGCGCCGCATCGTCCACGCCAAGGATCGCACCGGGCGGGCGATCGAAACGACGCTCCTCCGCCTCGCGGAACGCCACCCCAAGATTTCGATTCTCGAGAATCAGATCATGGTCGACCTGATCCTCGAGTCGAAGCACCTGGCCGGAAGGAAGATCCCCGCCGCGCGCGACCGGGTCTGGGGCGCCTACGTGCTTCATCGCGCCACCGGGAAAATCCGCGCGTGCGCGGCCCGCGCCACGGTGCTCGCGACCGGAGGCGCCGGCAAAGCGTACCTCTACACCACGAATCCCGACATCGCGACGGGGGACGGGCTGGCGGCGGCATTCCGCGCCGGCGCTCCGGTGGCGAACCTCGAGTTCATCCAGTTTCATCCCACGTGTCTCTTCCACCCCGAGGCCAAATCGTTCCTGATCTCCGAAGCGGTCCGCGGAGAAGGAGCGCGGCTTCTCACCACGGACGGAAAACCCTTCATGCATCGATATCATCGACTCCGGGACCTGGCGCCGCGCGACATCGTCGCGCGGGCGATCGATGCCGAGATGAAACGCCGCGGCGACAAGTTCGTCCTGCTCGATATGGCGCGTTTGGGGAAGAGGCTCTTGGAGAAACGGTTTCCGCACATCACGAGCCGGGTGCGCGGGTTCGGCTACGACCTGTTCCACGAACCGATCCCCGTCGTTCCGGCCGCGCACTACATCTGCGGCGGCGTCGTGACCGATCTGGACGGGCGCACGGCGATCCCGGCCCTGTACGCGTGCGGCGAGGTCGCGTGCACCGGCGTTCACGGGGCGAACCGGCTCGCCTCGAACTCGCTGCTCGAAGCGCTCGTGTTCGCGCGGCGTGCGGGGCGGGCCGTCTTGGCACAGCTCCTGGACGAGAAGCGAGCCGGCCTTCCCAGGCTCCCGGCGTGGCGGATGAACGGCGCCATCGCGCCGAAAGAGCAGGTGATCTTCGACCATAATTGGGATGCGCTCCGGCGGGTGCTGTGGGACTATATGGGCATCGTCCGGAGCGACGAACGGTTGAGGCGCGCGGCCGCGATGGTCGACGTCCTGCGCGACCAGATCGAGCGGGACTACTGGCGCTACCGGCTCGACAGCGACCTGGTCGAGCTTCGGAACATTGGACTCGTCGCGGACCTCATGGTGGCCTGCGCGCTCAGGCGCAAGGAAAGCCGGGGGCTGCATTACAATGTCGACCACCACAGGCCCCTCGACCGATTTCGAAGCGACACCATGCTCACCCGTCGGGACGTGCGTTGA
- the lpxK gene encoding tetraacyldisaccharide 4'-kinase, translated as MRGIAGPFERSWSGEPGTLPWTKLFLPLSLGYRAGSGLARRRAAGRRRTLEDCHVIAVGNVTVGGVGKSSLARWLALEAVGAGVRSGILLRGHGAGGASREGGVVPDFAGYPLLGLAGRFGDEAIAHRLALPREAVVAADPDRWRAARALRLGYDARVLVLDDGWEQGGIRWDELWVVLDPRLPAGNGALLPAGPLRRPLSTLREATRIVLLLEDPREQVPDATRAWVARFAPGIPSLRFTRTLRCLTPVGEPAAGEPLRPGGRVALVSGIGAPRRLERFVRAAGADIRLHAVYPDHARWTKVSLEAAAERARREGAEEILITEKDEPRWPAALRPALPVRVLRTGIAPLDPVEEALRPLRAAVAEAARIV; from the coding sequence ATGAGAGGGATCGCGGGCCCCTTCGAGCGGTCCTGGTCCGGGGAACCCGGGACGCTCCCCTGGACCAAGCTCTTCCTGCCGCTCTCGCTCGGCTATCGGGCCGGATCGGGCCTCGCGCGGCGTCGCGCCGCCGGCCGGCGGCGAACGCTCGAGGACTGCCACGTGATCGCGGTCGGCAACGTCACGGTCGGCGGGGTCGGCAAGAGCAGCCTCGCCCGGTGGCTCGCCCTCGAAGCGGTGGGGGCAGGGGTGCGCTCCGGAATCCTCCTGCGTGGCCACGGCGCAGGGGGGGCGTCCCGCGAGGGAGGTGTGGTGCCGGACTTCGCGGGATATCCGCTCCTGGGGCTCGCGGGGCGTTTCGGCGATGAGGCGATCGCGCACCGCCTGGCGCTCCCCCGGGAGGCGGTCGTGGCCGCGGACCCAGATCGGTGGCGGGCAGCACGGGCGCTCCGTCTCGGATACGACGCGCGCGTTCTCGTGCTGGACGACGGGTGGGAACAAGGAGGGATCCGATGGGACGAGCTTTGGGTGGTGCTCGACCCGCGCCTTCCCGCGGGAAACGGGGCGCTTCTTCCGGCGGGGCCGCTGAGGCGCCCTCTCTCCACGCTCCGCGAGGCGACCCGCATCGTCCTCCTCCTCGAGGACCCGCGCGAGCAGGTTCCGGACGCGACCCGGGCCTGGGTCGCCCGGTTCGCGCCCGGGATTCCGTCGCTCCGTTTCACGCGCACGCTCCGGTGCCTCACACCGGTCGGCGAGCCCGCGGCCGGTGAGCCCTTGCGGCCCGGAGGGCGGGTCGCCCTCGTCTCGGGAATCGGCGCGCCGCGCCGGCTCGAGCGCTTCGTTCGCGCCGCTGGGGCGGACATTCGTCTTCACGCGGTTTATCCGGATCACGCCCGCTGGACCAAGGTCTCGCTCGAGGCGGCGGCCGAGCGCGCGCGTCGCGAGGGCGCCGAGGAGATCCTGATCACCGAGAAAGACGAGCCGCGGTGGCCCGCGGCTCTGCGTCCGGCCCTGCCCGTGCGGGTGCTCCGGACCGGGATCGCTCCGCTGGATCCCGTCGAGGAGGCGCTGCGCCCCTTGCGCGCCGCGGTGGCGGAGGCGGCGCGGATCGTCTAG
- the lpxB gene encoding lipid-A-disaccharide synthase: MGGDGGRAPSARGRGGSAEPGDAEPAAGSVRLKFPFLIVSAGEPSGDRLGADLLAALRARGVSFQAAGIGGPKLRSAGLDTIVPMESIAVMGFASVLGRLSEIRGARRALLRLLAAHPDAVFLPIDSPGLHLGLSRAAKRRGHRVVYYVCPQIWAWGRGRIRRLREDVDLTLLLFDFESELLAREGVAARWVGHPAGALRAEPGRRAGVKESLGLDPGDRLVALLPGSRRDEVRRHLAPMLDGAARVIAQTGRRVHAAVSDAGQVETARRAPENRALWDALAPLRWSGDAKDLIRGADVAVVASGTATLETAALGVPQVIVYKTGWLNYEIARRLVRVPSIGLANLVAGVRAAPELVQRDANGHRVAAELAKLLTDPAERDAQLRAFAGIPERLGGPGAADRAASALIEFVGSGGTA; this comes from the coding sequence CTGGGAGGAGACGGAGGTCGCGCTCCAAGCGCTCGGGGTCGCGGAGGAAGTGCGGAGCCAGGCGATGCGGAACCTGCCGCTGGATCTGTCCGTCTGAAGTTTCCGTTTCTCATCGTCTCCGCGGGCGAGCCCTCCGGGGACCGCCTCGGGGCCGACCTCCTGGCCGCGCTCCGCGCGCGCGGCGTGTCCTTTCAAGCCGCGGGAATCGGTGGACCCAAGCTCCGCTCGGCCGGTCTCGACACGATCGTCCCGATGGAATCGATCGCGGTGATGGGCTTCGCATCGGTCCTCGGCCGGCTTTCCGAGATCCGCGGCGCCCGCCGGGCGCTTCTCCGCCTTCTGGCGGCCCACCCGGATGCCGTGTTCCTCCCCATCGACTCTCCCGGGCTTCACCTGGGGCTCTCACGTGCGGCGAAGCGGAGGGGGCATCGCGTGGTCTACTACGTCTGCCCGCAGATCTGGGCCTGGGGCCGCGGCAGGATCCGGCGCCTGCGCGAGGATGTCGATCTCACGCTCCTTCTGTTCGATTTCGAGTCGGAGCTTCTCGCGAGGGAAGGGGTCGCCGCGCGATGGGTCGGGCATCCCGCGGGCGCGCTGCGCGCCGAGCCCGGACGCCGGGCCGGGGTGAAAGAATCGCTCGGGCTCGATCCCGGCGATCGCCTCGTGGCGCTCCTGCCGGGGAGCAGGCGCGATGAGGTGCGGCGGCATCTGGCCCCGATGCTCGACGGAGCCGCGCGCGTCATCGCGCAGACGGGCCGGCGGGTGCATGCGGCGGTGAGCGATGCCGGGCAGGTCGAGACCGCGCGGCGCGCCCCGGAGAACCGCGCCCTCTGGGATGCCTTGGCGCCGCTCCGGTGGAGCGGGGACGCGAAGGATCTGATTCGCGGGGCCGACGTCGCGGTGGTCGCATCGGGAACCGCGACGCTCGAGACGGCGGCGCTGGGCGTGCCTCAGGTGATCGTGTACAAGACCGGATGGCTCAACTATGAAATCGCGAGGCGTCTCGTGCGCGTTCCCTCGATCGGGTTGGCGAACCTGGTGGCGGGAGTCCGCGCGGCGCCGGAGCTCGTCCAGCGGGACGCGAACGGGCACCGCGTGGCGGCGGAGCTGGCGAAGCTCCTGACCGACCCCGCCGAGCGCGACGCGCAGCTCCGGGCCTTCGCCGGGATCCCCGAACGGCTGGGGGGTCCCGGAGCGGCGGACCGCGCCGCCTCGGCTCTGATCGAGTTCGTCGGATCGGGGGGAACGGCTTGA
- a CDS encoding Gfo/Idh/MocA family oxidoreductase, whose translation MRAQFGRDGPPRHSRGGPLGAQTRVPHPLPLAAQRLPGPHADRARPETLSRDPRIHRVRAQLGARHRAVSRLRVGVVGVGHLGSHHARAWAKVEGAGLVGGFDPDPAARERAARELGLHAFETLETLADRVDAVSVAAPTPRHADLTLYCLSRGLHVLVEKPMAQTPEEGAAMLAAARAQKRALFVGQVERFNPAVQAVRPLLREPRFIEAHRLAPIVPRGIDVDVILDLMIHDLDLALWVTRSRVTQVHAVGVPVLTPRIDIANARLTFASGCVANLTASRVSREKVRKIRFFEANEYVSVDCLNRRAEAYELKPADSDAPEDLLRRIRPLEVRVEPRDPLESELTHFLALTHEPEGSWEETEVALQALGVAEEVRSQAMRNLPLDLSV comes from the coding sequence GTGCGGGCTCAATTCGGTCGGGATGGACCGCCGCGGCATTCCCGCGGAGGTCCGCTTGGAGCTCAAACGCGCGTACCGCATCCTCTACCGCTCGCAGCTCAACGTCTCCCAGGCCCTCACGCGGATCGCGCGCGACCTGAAACCCTATCCCGAGATCCACGAATTCATCGAGTTCGTGCGCAGCTCGGAGCGAGGCATCGTGCGGTGAGCCGGCTCCGCGTGGGGGTGGTCGGGGTCGGACACCTCGGCAGCCATCACGCGCGCGCCTGGGCCAAAGTCGAAGGGGCCGGGCTGGTCGGAGGTTTCGATCCGGACCCGGCCGCGCGCGAGCGGGCGGCCCGCGAGCTGGGACTCCACGCGTTCGAGACGCTGGAGACTCTGGCCGACCGCGTGGACGCCGTCTCGGTCGCCGCGCCCACGCCGCGCCACGCCGATCTCACGCTCTACTGTCTTTCACGAGGGCTCCACGTTCTCGTGGAGAAACCGATGGCCCAGACTCCGGAGGAGGGCGCGGCGATGCTGGCCGCCGCGCGCGCGCAGAAGCGGGCGCTCTTCGTGGGGCAGGTCGAGCGGTTCAATCCCGCCGTCCAGGCCGTCCGTCCGCTCCTGCGGGAGCCGCGATTCATCGAGGCGCATCGCCTGGCCCCGATCGTGCCCCGGGGAATCGACGTCGACGTGATCCTCGACCTCATGATCCACGACTTGGATCTCGCGCTCTGGGTCACGCGATCCCGGGTAACGCAGGTGCACGCGGTCGGGGTGCCGGTCCTGACCCCGCGGATCGACATCGCGAACGCGCGCCTTACGTTCGCGAGCGGCTGCGTGGCGAATCTCACCGCGAGCCGGGTTTCGCGCGAGAAGGTCCGCAAGATCCGCTTCTTCGAGGCGAACGAATACGTCTCGGTCGATTGCCTGAACCGGCGCGCGGAGGCGTATGAGCTCAAGCCAGCGGACTCCGACGCTCCCGAGGACTTGCTCCGGCGCATCCGGCCGCTCGAGGTCCGCGTCGAGCCGCGCGACCCGCTCGAGTCGGAGCTCACGCATTTTCTCGCGCTGACCCACGAGCCCGAGGGCTCCTGGGAGGAGACGGAGGTCGCGCTCCAAGCGCTCGGGGTCGCGGAGGAAGTGCGGAGCCAGGCGATGCGGAACCTGCCGCTGGATCTGTCCGTCTGA